From a single Apium graveolens cultivar Ventura chromosome 2, ASM990537v1, whole genome shotgun sequence genomic region:
- the LOC141708441 gene encoding protein SOB FIVE-LIKE 5-like, with protein MNNNNNMSTSECSSGCESGWTTYLDHSSVSAYQYDKSYWRSMGLNVDQQNQETEDLSMVSDASSGPRYVYDEDTSSAYFSASASGFVFEGTKKQKNKMKGIKNEDAYLDDTASSPVFKNKLSHSINQDSMVQESDQDYSATQHKGKSALKKGFGFLKSSVSGKTASEKSGGLQGRKWQ; from the exons atgaataataataacaacatgTCAACTTCTGAATGCAGTAGTGGATGTGAATCTGGATGGACTACTTACTTGGATCATTCCTCAGTTTCTGCTTATCAATATGATAAGTCATATTGGAGAAGCATGGGCCTTAATGTGGATCAACAAAATCAAGAAACTGAGGATTTGTCTATGGTCTCTGATGCATCATCTGGCCCTAGATATGTGTATGATGAAGATACCTCTTCTGCATACTTTTCAGCGTCTGCTTCGGGTTTTGTTTTCGAGGGAACCAAGAAGCAGAAAAATAAAATGAAAGGAATCAAGAATGAAGATGCCTATCTTGATGATACTGCTAGCTCCCCtgtttttaag AACAAGTTAAGTCATTccattaaccaagattcaatGGTGCAAGAAAGTGATCAGGATTACTCTGCCACTCAGCATAAG GGAAAATCTGCATTGAAGAAAGGTTTTGGTTTTCTGAAATCTTCTGTTTCAGGAAAAACAGCTTCAGAGAAGTCAG GTGGTTTGCAGGGAAGGAAATGGCAATAA